CGCAGATACTCGCCAAAAACAATGTGAACATTACCGGCCTGAACATGGACAATCTGGTGGACGGCCGCGCCAAACTGCGGTTCACCGTCGAGGTGCTTGACGCCACGCAGCTCTATCAGCTCATCGAGGCCATTCGGGCATTGCCCCCCATTCTGGAAGTGGTGCGGGATACGGAAGACACAAAATAGGTTTTTTCGCGCAAACAGCTTTTCATGGCCTGTGGTGTAGTGACGCCGCAGGCCATACTTTATGGATGGGACTGCCGATTGCATCTGTACACGCCAGTTCAGACGCATTCTGCGATGGTGTGCTGTCTAGAAGATGCTGACCCTGTCCCCCCGGTTCAGTTCAGAAAACGCTTTGTAATACACTGTATTACAATAAAGGTTTTAGGGGGTGGGGGCGTGGGGGAGGAGACCCTTTTTCAGAGCATTTAACTTTGAAAAAAGTTAAATGCTCTGACGCTGCACGAGAGTGCAGCGCGCCACAACGTGGCGTGGATTCAGGCGAAAATCGCATTTTCGCCTGAATGACAACTTTGAAATGTAAAGCATTTCAAAGTTACTCTGGTCTAAAAGGGTCCCTCCCCCACAAAGCATTGGTGGCTAGCCGCAGCGTCGGTATGGCGCATGCGCGGCAGGTTCGCCGCATGCGCGTCAGGTACGGCGTAGCGGCGAAAACCTTTCGCGAAAATCCATTATTTCGTCCTGGACTTTCATATCAAGCTCGTTGAGGTGCATCTCTGGGCGGCCAAGATAGTAGCCCTGAACATAGTCAAAGCCCATGCGCATGACGCTGGCAAGTTCGTCAGAGGTTTCCACGCCCTCGGCAAGGCTCAGGATCCCTTTTGAACGGCAATAGTTCAGCAGGCCTGAGAGAAGGTCCTTTTGCGACGCTGACGTGTTGTGGATGGATTTGATAAAAAACCGGTCGATTTTCAGAATGTCAGGTGAAAGATTGATGAGCCTGAGAATGTTTGAATGCCCGCAGCCAAAATCGTCAAGGGCCACCTGGGTGGACATTTCTGTACGAAAGTCTTTGACCTGCTGCGCCAGCGAGCTTTCCACCGTGGCCGTTTCAAGGATTTCAAAGACCATGTTTTTACATATGGCTTTATATTTCGGGTGAATGGTGCGCAATTTCGCCGTATTGAAAAAATGCGTGGAGATGGTGTTGAAAAAAATCTTTCTTTCTCCAAGCAGGCGTCGGTGGCTGTAGACCCATTCAAAAATCAATTCAAACGTGATTTTTTCAAGCTGGAGGAGCTTGGACTGGTTTTCGGCCAGCGCCAGTATGTCCAACGGGCTGGAAAAATCCGGCATTGTCGGGCGCATCAGCGCCTCATAGCCGATGATCCTGGCATCATGCAGGCTTGCAATGGGCTGAAAGGCAAAGCGGAGCATCTTGCCGTCAAGCAGTTCATTCAGCTTTTCCTGCCTGCCAAAAACATTGGCCTTTGTGCGATATATCTCGGGGCTGAACCGCATCAGGGTTCCCCTGTTGCGGCTTTTGACCTCCAACTGCGCGTGATAGGCGCAATTCATGAGGGTATCGCTTTCAAGAGCGTCGTGCGGGTAGACGGCGGCGCCGCTTGAGGCCCGTATCCATACTTCGTCGGCGCGCAGCATAACGCGGGTGTTGAGTAGGGTTTTCAGGCAGCCTTGCGCAAAGCCGAAGGCATCGGCCTCGTTGCTGAAACCGTGCGCGTAGACGGCAAACTCGTTGCCCGCCAGACGCGCAAGCAGGCTTGTGCCATAGGTGCATGCCTCCAGCACCTCGGCAACCTTGTTCAGATAGAGGTCGCCATTGTCATACCCGTAGGCGTCGTTGATGTACTTGATGTTGTCCAGCTCGCAACAAAAAAGCACCCCGATGCTGTCGGGCTGC
This DNA window, taken from Desulfovibrio sp. 86, encodes the following:
- a CDS encoding bifunctional diguanylate cyclase/phosphodiesterase; the encoded protein is MQIERGLNKLLHGQYDEALEAFCQPSTSSQAEKLCQITEALAEVKNYAAELAKGNLSVSPPGPSNPFAAELKTLHVNLKRLARQMLMATAGYPALPGNYMGDLSEGLEFVISQAATLKEQAEYDKSHDAETGLLNRKSFVRSVRDILHEQPDSIGVLFCCELDNIKYINDAYGYDNGDLYLNKVAEVLEACTYGTSLLARLAGNEFAVYAHGFSNEADAFGFAQGCLKTLLNTRVMLRADEVWIRASSGAAVYPHDALESDTLMNCAYHAQLEVKSRNRGTLMRFSPEIYRTKANVFGRQEKLNELLDGKMLRFAFQPIASLHDARIIGYEALMRPTMPDFSSPLDILALAENQSKLLQLEKITFELIFEWVYSHRRLLGERKIFFNTISTHFFNTAKLRTIHPKYKAICKNMVFEILETATVESSLAQQVKDFRTEMSTQVALDDFGCGHSNILRLINLSPDILKIDRFFIKSIHNTSASQKDLLSGLLNYCRSKGILSLAEGVETSDELASVMRMGFDYVQGYYLGRPEMHLNELDMKVQDEIMDFRERFSPLRRT